From one Bradyrhizobium sp. Ash2021 genomic stretch:
- a CDS encoding 2-hydroxychromene-2-carboxylate isomerase: protein MPRQVDYYFSFQSPWAYIGHNFFRDLVSTYDLKVNHKPVVLVDLFSETGGLPLMKRHPVRQRYRMVELQRWRDKRGLKFHLQPANWPFNARLADGVVIAALEAGLDPDRYLRRAFAGVWEDQLNLADPATIVQLADESGLPGRRLVERSQSEEISAVYEQNRQDALASDVFGSPVYVLDGEVFWGQDRIELLADALKSGRAPYRSQV from the coding sequence ATGCCGCGTCAGGTCGATTACTATTTCTCGTTTCAATCGCCCTGGGCCTATATCGGGCATAACTTTTTTCGGGACCTCGTAAGTACCTACGATCTCAAGGTGAATCACAAGCCGGTGGTGCTGGTCGATCTGTTCTCGGAGACCGGCGGGCTGCCGCTGATGAAGCGCCACCCGGTGCGGCAGCGCTACCGGATGGTCGAGCTGCAGCGCTGGCGCGACAAGCGCGGCCTGAAATTCCATCTGCAGCCGGCGAACTGGCCGTTCAACGCCCGGCTTGCCGATGGCGTGGTGATCGCGGCCCTCGAGGCCGGTCTCGATCCCGATCGATATCTGCGGCGGGCCTTTGCTGGCGTCTGGGAGGATCAGCTCAATCTCGCCGATCCTGCCACCATCGTCCAACTGGCCGACGAATCCGGGCTTCCCGGCCGGCGATTGGTCGAGCGCTCGCAGTCCGAGGAGATCAGCGCGGTCTATGAGCAGAACCGCCAGGATGCGCTGGCATCCGACGTGTTCGGCTCGCCGGTCTATGTGCTCGACGGCGAGGTATTCTGGGGACAGGATCGGATCGAATTGCTGGCAGACGCGTTGAAGTCCGGCCGCGCGCCCTATAGGTCACAGGTATAG
- a CDS encoding GNAT family protein — protein MALFRLPSSGPAALVPRGHGLLLRAPQMSDFLQWAQLREHSRAYLTPWEPIWPSDDLTRAGFRRRLRRYAEDIAADRSYPFIIFRESDGMMIGGITLANVRRGIVQAGTIGYWVGQPHAHRGYMTTALRVLLPSLFGELNLHRIEAACIPSNTPSIRVLEKCGFTREGLARRYLCINGVWQDHLLFGLLHEDFRG, from the coding sequence ATGGCCCTGTTTCGTTTGCCATCAAGCGGACCGGCGGCACTGGTGCCACGCGGGCACGGTCTGTTGCTGCGCGCGCCGCAGATGTCGGATTTCCTGCAATGGGCGCAGCTCCGCGAACATAGCCGCGCCTATCTGACGCCGTGGGAGCCGATCTGGCCGTCCGACGATCTCACCCGTGCCGGTTTCCGGCGCCGCCTGCGCCGCTATGCCGAAGACATCGCCGCCGACCGGTCCTATCCGTTCATCATCTTCCGCGAATCGGACGGCATGATGATCGGCGGTATTACACTCGCCAATGTCCGCCGCGGCATCGTGCAGGCCGGCACCATCGGCTATTGGGTCGGCCAGCCCCATGCCCATCGCGGTTATATGACGACGGCGCTGCGCGTATTGCTGCCGTCGCTGTTCGGCGAGCTCAATCTGCACCGCATCGAGGCCGCCTGCATTCCCTCCAATACGCCCTCGATCCGGGTGCTGGAGAAATGCGGCTTTACCCGCGAGGGGCTGGCGCGGCGCTATCTCTGCATCAACGGGGTCTGGCAAGATCATCTGCTGTTCGGCCTGCTGCACGAGGATTTCCGCGGCTAA
- a CDS encoding MFS transporter produces MSTMTATSARTGGMTKDERFVILASSLGTVFEWYDFYLYGSLAPIIGAQFFSDYPPATRDIFALLAFAAGFLVRPFGAIVFGRIGDIVGRKYTFLVTILIMGLSTFIVGLLPNAKTIGFAAPVILIALRLLQGLALGGEYGGAATYVAEHAPDGKRGYYTSFIQTTATLGLFLSLLVILFTRSALGEPEFAAWGWRIPFLVSVVLLGVSVWIRLRLNESPVFQKMKDEGKSSKAPLTEAFANWSNAKIVILALLGGTMGQGVVWYTGQFYALFFLQSILKVDGYTANLLIAWSLLFGTGFFVVFGALSDKIGRKPIILAGCLIAALTFFPIFRMITTNANPALEKAIEATKVEVVADPAGCGDLFNPVGTRVFTAPCDTARAFLASSSVKYSTTYAAAGSGVKVMVNGKEVAYPDAKAGNPAVAAAVAAAGYPKAGDAGIVKMSNPFDIFRPQVLAIIGLLFILVIFVTMVYGPIAAMLVELFPTKIRYTSMSLPYHIGNGWFGGLLPATAFAIVASTGDIYAGLWYPIIFASITAVVGFFFLPETKDVDIKTN; encoded by the coding sequence ATGTCTACCATGACTGCAACTTCAGCCAGGACCGGAGGAATGACCAAGGACGAACGTTTCGTCATTCTGGCTTCCTCGCTCGGCACCGTCTTCGAATGGTACGATTTCTACCTGTACGGATCGCTCGCCCCGATCATCGGCGCGCAGTTCTTCTCGGACTATCCGCCGGCGACGCGCGACATCTTCGCGCTGCTCGCCTTCGCCGCCGGCTTCCTGGTGCGCCCGTTCGGCGCCATCGTGTTCGGCCGCATCGGCGACATCGTCGGCCGCAAATACACCTTCCTCGTCACCATTCTGATCATGGGCCTGTCGACCTTCATCGTCGGCCTGTTGCCCAACGCCAAGACCATCGGGTTTGCCGCCCCGGTCATCCTGATCGCGTTGCGCCTCCTGCAAGGTCTCGCGCTCGGCGGCGAATACGGCGGTGCGGCGACCTACGTGGCCGAGCATGCCCCGGATGGCAAGCGCGGCTATTACACATCATTCATCCAGACCACGGCGACGCTCGGCCTGTTCCTGTCGCTGCTGGTGATCCTGTTCACGCGTTCCGCGCTCGGCGAACCTGAATTCGCCGCCTGGGGCTGGCGCATACCGTTCCTGGTTTCGGTGGTCTTGCTCGGCGTTTCGGTCTGGATCCGGCTGCGCCTGAACGAATCGCCGGTGTTCCAGAAGATGAAGGACGAGGGCAAGAGCTCGAAGGCCCCGTTGACCGAAGCCTTCGCCAACTGGAGCAATGCCAAGATCGTCATCCTGGCGCTGCTCGGCGGCACCATGGGCCAAGGCGTGGTCTGGTATACCGGCCAGTTCTACGCATTGTTCTTCCTGCAATCGATCCTGAAGGTCGACGGCTACACCGCCAACCTTCTGATCGCGTGGTCGTTGTTGTTCGGCACCGGCTTCTTCGTGGTGTTCGGCGCCCTGTCCGACAAGATCGGCCGCAAGCCGATCATTCTGGCGGGCTGCCTGATCGCGGCGCTGACGTTCTTCCCGATCTTCCGGATGATCACGACCAACGCCAACCCGGCGCTGGAAAAGGCGATCGAAGCCACCAAGGTGGAGGTCGTCGCCGATCCCGCCGGCTGCGGCGATCTGTTCAACCCGGTTGGCACCCGCGTCTTCACCGCGCCGTGCGACACCGCCCGCGCCTTCCTCGCGTCGTCGTCGGTCAAGTATTCGACCACGTACGCCGCCGCAGGCTCCGGCGTGAAGGTGATGGTGAATGGCAAGGAAGTGGCCTACCCCGACGCGAAGGCCGGTAACCCGGCCGTCGCCGCAGCCGTTGCCGCCGCCGGCTATCCCAAGGCGGGCGACGCCGGCATCGTGAAGATGTCGAACCCGTTCGACATCTTCCGTCCGCAGGTTCTGGCGATCATCGGACTGCTGTTCATCCTGGTGATCTTCGTCACCATGGTGTACGGGCCGATCGCGGCGATGCTGGTCGAACTGTTCCCGACCAAGATCCGCTACACCTCGATGTCGCTGCCCTATCACATCGGCAACGGCTGGTTCGGCGGCTTGCTGCCCGCGACCGCGTTCGCGATCGTGGCGTCCACCGGCGATATCTATGCGGGTCTTTGGTATCCGATCATCTTCGCGTCAATCACTGCTGTCGTCGGCTTCTTCTTCCTGCCGGAGACCAAGGACGTCGATATCAAGACCAACTGA
- a CDS encoding F0F1 ATP synthase subunit B → MAESHGEAKGQKTGAHTEADGGHHGGGFPPFDSSTFASQLVSLVIAFVALYLIVSRIALPRVGSVIDARQDAIEGDLSAAQKLKDESDAALKAYESELAAARSRAQAIGNETREKLNAASEAERKTLEDQLSAKLAQAEKTIAATRETAMRNVRGIAADAAAAIVQRLTGVLPDGSAVNSAVDASLKG, encoded by the coding sequence ATGGCTGAGAGTCATGGCGAGGCAAAAGGCCAGAAGACCGGCGCCCATACCGAGGCGGATGGTGGACATCATGGCGGCGGGTTCCCGCCGTTCGATTCCTCCACCTTCGCGTCCCAATTGGTGTCGCTGGTCATCGCCTTCGTCGCGCTTTATCTGATCGTCTCACGCATCGCGCTGCCGCGGGTCGGCAGCGTCATCGATGCGCGGCAGGATGCGATCGAGGGCGATCTGTCGGCAGCGCAGAAGCTGAAGGACGAGTCCGACGCGGCGCTGAAGGCCTACGAAAGCGAACTGGCGGCCGCGCGCTCCCGCGCTCAGGCGATCGGCAACGAGACCCGCGAGAAGTTGAACGCGGCCTCGGAAGCCGAGCGCAAGACGCTGGAAGACCAGCTTTCCGCCAAGCTCGCCCAGGCCGAGAAAACCATCGCTGCAACCCGCGAGACCGCGATGAGAAATGTCCGCGGTATCGCTGCCGACGCGGCCGCGGCCATCGTGCAGCGGCTGACCGGCGTGCTGCCTGACGGCAGCGCGGTGAACAGCGCCGTCGACGCTTCGTTGAAGGGATAG
- a CDS encoding helix-turn-helix domain-containing protein yields the protein MSPHLSVNSCRLDSFEGLHQAIRGSQVEVMQLGRGKFRGALSHVGIGDFSLSIGSFSVGVRTQRIATDDKLVIGMLLNAEDRVTHWSFDMRPADVLVMPPSTEHDGTFHAAASYAAIRLDLAEVASLFRGEPRLSDPATWISKSHYRADPSIGIASTRRLPLIVSRLARQQAALSDGAADFWKRAIVDAVTATIMHSLPPDSRGPLPSAIQLVRNVEDYLDKAGARPVHISEICAHFNVSRRSLHRAFDDVLGLGPVTFLRHKRLCAIHSVLRQSDPAAVTVAKVAMQQGFIELGRFSHYYHSLFGEYPSETLGGRGARARQEPGRHAAGISA from the coding sequence ATGAGCCCGCATCTTTCGGTTAACAGCTGTCGTCTGGACAGTTTTGAGGGTCTTCATCAGGCTATACGGGGATCCCAGGTCGAGGTGATGCAACTCGGACGCGGAAAGTTTCGCGGCGCGTTGAGCCACGTCGGCATCGGAGATTTCTCGCTCAGTATTGGTTCGTTTTCCGTCGGCGTCCGCACCCAACGCATTGCGACCGACGACAAGCTCGTCATCGGAATGCTGCTGAACGCGGAAGATCGCGTCACCCATTGGTCTTTCGACATGCGGCCGGCCGACGTCCTGGTCATGCCTCCCAGTACCGAGCATGACGGAACTTTCCACGCCGCCGCTTCCTACGCGGCGATCCGTCTCGATCTGGCCGAGGTCGCCTCTCTGTTCAGGGGCGAACCACGATTGAGCGATCCAGCCACATGGATCAGCAAGAGCCATTATCGAGCGGACCCCTCGATCGGCATTGCATCGACGCGCCGATTGCCGCTGATCGTTTCCCGCCTGGCACGGCAACAGGCGGCGTTGTCCGACGGTGCCGCCGATTTCTGGAAACGGGCAATTGTTGACGCCGTAACGGCAACGATCATGCATTCACTGCCACCAGACAGCCGCGGCCCGTTGCCATCGGCGATACAGCTGGTCAGGAACGTCGAGGATTATCTCGACAAGGCCGGCGCCCGGCCCGTCCACATTTCAGAAATCTGCGCGCATTTCAACGTCTCGCGGCGGAGTCTGCATCGCGCGTTTGACGACGTTCTTGGTCTGGGACCCGTGACGTTCCTGCGCCACAAGCGGCTGTGCGCCATTCATTCCGTTCTGAGGCAGAGCGACCCTGCGGCGGTCACCGTTGCCAAGGTGGCGATGCAGCAGGGCTTCATTGAACTCGGACGCTTCTCCCACTACTATCATTCGCTGTTTGGCGAATATCCATCGGAAACGCTCGGTGGTCGCGGGGCTCGGGCCCGTCAGGAGCCTGGCCGGCATGCCGCTGGAATATCTGCGTGA
- a CDS encoding pitrilysin family protein — translation MSVDVTKLASGLTVVTDIMPHLETAALGVWTGVGGRDEKPNEHGISHLLEHMAFKGTARRSSREIVEEIEAVGGDLNAGTSTETTAYYARVMKADVPLALDVLSDILANPSFVPDELEREKSVIVQEIGAAQDTPDDVVFEHLNELCYPDQPMGRSLLGTAKTLKKFDRDMLRSYLTTHYRGPDMVVAAAGAVDHKRVVEEATQRFASFEGTPAPKPQAAMFGKGGSRVVHRDLEQAHLTLALEGVPQTDPSLFSLQVFTNTLGGGMSSRLFQEVREKRGLCYSIYTFHAPYTDTGFFGLYTGTDPADAPEMMEVIVDVINDAVETLTEAEIARAKAQMKAGLLMALESCSSRAEQLARHMLAYGRPLTVEELVGRIDAVSVESTRDAARGLLSRSRPAVVALGSGRGLDTAVSFAEGLTRSKAKTLLH, via the coding sequence ATGAGCGTCGACGTTACCAAGCTGGCGTCTGGCCTTACCGTCGTCACCGACATCATGCCGCATCTGGAGACCGCCGCGCTCGGCGTCTGGACCGGGGTTGGCGGCCGCGACGAGAAGCCCAACGAGCACGGCATCTCGCATCTCCTGGAGCACATGGCGTTCAAGGGCACCGCGCGGCGCTCCTCGCGCGAGATCGTCGAGGAGATCGAGGCGGTCGGCGGCGATCTCAACGCCGGCACCTCGACCGAGACCACGGCCTATTACGCGCGGGTGATGAAGGCCGACGTGCCGCTGGCGCTCGACGTGCTGTCCGACATCCTCGCCAATCCCTCCTTCGTGCCGGACGAACTGGAGCGCGAGAAGAGCGTCATCGTGCAGGAGATCGGGGCGGCGCAGGACACGCCCGACGACGTCGTGTTCGAGCATCTCAACGAGCTCTGCTATCCGGACCAGCCGATGGGGCGCTCGCTGCTCGGCACCGCCAAGACGCTGAAGAAATTCGACCGCGACATGCTGCGCAGTTACCTCACGACGCATTATCGCGGTCCCGACATGGTGGTGGCGGCGGCGGGCGCCGTGGATCACAAGCGCGTCGTCGAGGAAGCGACGCAGCGCTTTGCCAGTTTTGAAGGCACGCCCGCGCCGAAACCGCAGGCGGCGATGTTCGGCAAGGGTGGTTCGCGCGTGGTGCATCGCGATCTCGAACAGGCGCATCTGACGCTGGCGCTCGAGGGCGTCCCACAGACCGATCCGTCGCTGTTCTCGCTCCAGGTCTTCACCAACACGCTGGGTGGCGGGATGTCGTCGCGGCTGTTCCAGGAAGTGCGCGAAAAGCGCGGCCTGTGCTACTCGATCTACACCTTCCACGCGCCCTATACCGATACCGGCTTTTTCGGGCTCTATACCGGCACCGATCCGGCCGACGCGCCGGAGATGATGGAAGTGATCGTCGACGTCATCAACGACGCCGTCGAAACCCTGACCGAAGCCGAGATCGCCCGCGCCAAGGCGCAGATGAAGGCGGGGCTGCTGATGGCGCTGGAGAGCTGTTCCTCCCGCGCCGAGCAGCTGGCGCGTCATATGCTGGCCTATGGCCGGCCGCTGACGGTGGAGGAACTGGTCGGGCGGATCGACGCGGTCAGCGTGGAATCGACCCGCGACGCCGCGCGGGGCCTGTTGTCGCGCAGCCGGCCGGCGGTTGTCGCCCTTGGCAGCGGAAGGGGTCTGGACACGGCGGTGTCTTTTGCGGAAGGATTGACCCGGTCGAAGGCGAAAACGCTCCTGCATTGA
- a CDS encoding ATP F0F1 synthase subunit B (Produces ATP from ADP in the presence of a proton gradient across the membrane. Subunit B is part of the membrane proton channel.) produces MFYEPETWVAIAFVILMIVFAYLGVHKTVLKALDHRAERIRAELDDARRLKEEAAKLLAEYKTKRASAEREAEEIISNAKADAERIAVEAKAKMEDFVARRTKTAESKIALAEAQAIADVRSAAANAAVAAASTILSQSVKGPVADDLLAKGIAEVRAKLN; encoded by the coding sequence ATGTTCTACGAACCGGAAACCTGGGTCGCGATCGCGTTCGTCATCCTGATGATCGTGTTTGCCTATCTCGGTGTCCACAAGACGGTGCTGAAGGCGCTGGACCACCGCGCCGAACGCATCAGGGCCGAGCTCGACGACGCCCGCCGCCTCAAGGAAGAAGCCGCAAAGCTGCTCGCGGAATACAAGACCAAGCGGGCCAGCGCCGAACGCGAGGCCGAAGAAATCATCTCGAACGCCAAGGCCGACGCCGAACGCATCGCGGTGGAAGCCAAGGCCAAGATGGAAGATTTTGTCGCCCGGCGCACCAAGACCGCCGAGAGCAAGATCGCGCTGGCCGAAGCGCAGGCAATCGCCGACGTCCGTTCGGCGGCGGCCAATGCCGCGGTGGCGGCGGCCTCGACCATCCTGTCGCAGTCGGTCAAGGGCCCGGTGGCCGATGACCTGCTGGCCAAGGGCATCGCCGAAGTTCGCGCCAAGCTGAACTGA
- a CDS encoding formylglycine-generating enzyme family protein — protein sequence MVWIPGAMFRMGSDDHYPEEAPAHRVRVDGFWIDRTPVTNHQFKRFVIATGHKTLAEISPDPRDYPGALPHMLYAGSLVFVRPRSTFDLRDWSQWWSFMKGADWRHPYGPNSNIGALDDHPVVHVAYSDALAYARWAGKDLPTEAEWEFAARGGLDGAEFAWGDELTPGGVHMANTWQGEFPLHNLHEDGYERTSPVTAFPANGYGLHDMIGNVWEWTSDWYAARHEADAPKACRVPENPRGGHEEDSYDPREPNVKIPRKVIKGGSHLCAPNYCRRYRPAARHAEAIDTSTSHVGFRCVSRSPQAR from the coding sequence ATGGTCTGGATTCCCGGCGCCATGTTCCGCATGGGTTCCGACGATCATTATCCCGAGGAAGCGCCGGCGCACCGCGTGAGGGTGGATGGATTCTGGATCGACCGCACGCCGGTGACCAACCACCAGTTCAAGCGCTTCGTCATCGCGACCGGTCACAAGACTCTTGCCGAAATTTCACCCGATCCACGAGATTATCCCGGTGCGTTGCCGCACATGCTCTACGCCGGCTCGCTCGTGTTCGTGCGGCCGCGATCGACGTTCGACCTGCGCGACTGGAGCCAGTGGTGGTCGTTCATGAAGGGAGCCGACTGGCGGCACCCGTACGGGCCCAACAGCAACATCGGCGCATTGGACGATCATCCCGTGGTGCACGTCGCTTATTCGGATGCGTTGGCCTATGCGCGGTGGGCGGGAAAGGATCTGCCGACCGAAGCCGAGTGGGAATTCGCCGCGCGCGGCGGCCTTGACGGCGCCGAGTTCGCATGGGGCGACGAATTGACGCCTGGTGGCGTCCACATGGCCAACACCTGGCAGGGTGAATTCCCGCTGCATAACCTTCACGAAGATGGCTACGAGCGCACCTCGCCCGTGACAGCCTTCCCGGCCAACGGCTATGGCCTGCACGACATGATCGGCAATGTCTGGGAATGGACCTCGGACTGGTACGCAGCCAGGCACGAGGCGGATGCGCCGAAGGCGTGCCGCGTACCGGAAAATCCACGCGGCGGCCACGAGGAGGACAGCTACGATCCTCGCGAGCCGAACGTCAAAATCCCGCGCAAGGTCATCAAGGGCGGCTCGCATCTCTGCGCACCAAACTATTGCCGCCGCTACCGCCCGGCGGCGCGCCATGCCGAGGCGATCGATACCTCGACCAGCCACGTCGGATTCCGGTGCGTCTCACGGAGTCCACAGGCGCGATGA
- the thrC gene encoding threonine synthase: MTRYISTRGEAPALGFCDVMLTGLARDGGLYVPEVWPQLSHQTIAGFFGRPYWEVAVDVIRPFAGGEISDADLGRMANEAYATFRHPAVVPLRQTGASQFVLELFHGPTLAFKDVAMQLISRLMDHVLARRAQRTTIVVATSGDTGGAAVDAFAGLDNVDLIVLFPNGRISDVQRRMMTTSGAANVHALAIEGTFDDCQAIVKALFNHHGFRDAVSLSGVNSINWARIVAQVVYYFTSAVALGAPARTVDFTVPTGNFGDIFAGYVAKRMGLPVRTLRIAANVNDILARTLKTGIYEVREVHATASPSMDIQISSNFERLLFEASRRDADSVRRLMASLKQSSRFVLPDATLAAIREEFDAGRADETETAAAIRAAWREAGDLVDPHTAVALAVADRDSSDSRIPNIVLSTAHPAKFPDAVEAACGVRPQLPAWLDGLMTKSEHITVMKNDSAAVERFVRSVSRAAKQGVAG; encoded by the coding sequence TTGACGCGGTATATTTCGACCCGGGGGGAGGCCCCCGCGCTTGGCTTCTGCGATGTGATGCTGACCGGGCTTGCCCGCGACGGCGGCCTCTACGTGCCTGAGGTGTGGCCGCAGCTTTCGCACCAGACCATCGCCGGATTTTTCGGCCGGCCCTATTGGGAAGTTGCGGTCGATGTGATCCGGCCGTTCGCCGGCGGTGAGATTTCCGACGCCGATCTCGGCCGCATGGCCAACGAGGCCTACGCCACCTTCCGCCATCCCGCCGTGGTGCCGCTTCGCCAGACCGGCGCCAGCCAGTTCGTGCTGGAACTGTTCCACGGTCCGACGCTCGCCTTCAAGGACGTCGCGATGCAGCTGATCTCGCGGCTGATGGATCACGTGCTGGCCAGGCGCGCGCAGCGCACCACCATCGTGGTCGCCACCTCCGGCGATACCGGGGGGGCTGCGGTCGATGCGTTTGCCGGTCTCGATAATGTCGACCTGATCGTGCTGTTTCCGAATGGCCGGATTTCCGACGTGCAGCGGCGGATGATGACGACATCGGGCGCCGCCAACGTGCATGCGCTCGCGATCGAGGGCACGTTTGACGATTGCCAGGCGATCGTGAAGGCGCTGTTCAACCATCACGGCTTTCGCGATGCAGTCTCGCTCTCCGGCGTCAATTCGATCAACTGGGCGCGCATCGTGGCCCAGGTCGTCTACTACTTCACATCAGCGGTCGCGCTCGGCGCCCCGGCGCGGACGGTGGACTTCACCGTGCCGACCGGAAATTTCGGCGATATTTTTGCGGGCTATGTTGCCAAGCGAATGGGCCTGCCGGTGCGAACCCTGCGGATCGCCGCCAACGTCAACGATATCCTGGCCCGCACGCTCAAAACCGGCATCTACGAAGTGCGCGAGGTCCACGCCACCGCGTCGCCGTCGATGGACATCCAGATATCCTCGAATTTCGAGCGGCTGTTGTTCGAGGCAAGCCGCCGCGACGCCGACAGCGTACGTCGGCTGATGGCGTCGCTGAAGCAATCCAGCCGCTTCGTGCTGCCGGACGCGACACTGGCTGCGATCCGCGAGGAATTCGACGCCGGCCGCGCCGACGAGACCGAAACGGCCGCCGCGATCCGCGCCGCCTGGCGCGAGGCCGGCGATCTCGTCGATCCCCATACCGCGGTCGCGCTGGCGGTGGCCGATCGCGACAGTTCCGATTCCAGGATACCCAACATCGTGCTGTCGACCGCGCACCCGGCGAAATTCCCCGATGCGGTCGAAGCCGCCTGCGGTGTGCGGCCGCAACTGCCGGCCTGGCTCGACGGCCTGATGACCAAATCCGAACACATCACGGTGATGAAAAACGATTCGGCGGCAGTCGAGCGATTCGTCCGCTCGGTCAGCCGTGCCGCCAAGCAGGGAGTTGCCGGATGA
- a CDS encoding AtpZ/AtpI family protein, protein MAEDTNDGANGNRDQSSSDEAALSARLGSLDNRLSEIRDSRKIRTDQPGTESGDRAARASAMALGFRLSSELVAGVAVGAGIGWGFDRLLSTSPFGFIVFLLLGFVAGVVNVVRSAGVASGRR, encoded by the coding sequence ATGGCTGAAGACACCAACGACGGCGCAAATGGAAATCGCGATCAATCGTCCTCCGACGAAGCCGCGCTTTCCGCAAGGCTCGGAAGTCTCGACAACCGGTTGTCCGAAATTCGTGACAGCCGCAAAATCAGGACTGACCAACCCGGCACTGAGAGCGGCGACAGGGCTGCCAGGGCTTCCGCCATGGCGCTCGGTTTCCGCCTCTCCTCGGAGTTGGTCGCGGGCGTTGCCGTCGGGGCAGGGATTGGCTGGGGTTTCGACCGTTTGTTGTCGACATCGCCGTTCGGTTTCATCGTGTTTTTGCTGCTCGGCTTCGTCGCCGGCGTGGTCAACGTGGTGAGATCTGCAGGTGTAGCTTCAGGCAGGCGCTGA
- a CDS encoding secondary thiamine-phosphate synthase enzyme YjbQ: protein MTAPKSLSRTPPSAIAAPAIVSSLLAVQTRGVGFTDLTAEIAKFVADAGAREGAVTLFIRHTSASLTIQENADPSVLDDLKTALHRLAPENAGWTHEAEGPDDMPAHIKAMLTATSLQVPVLAGELSLGTWQAIYLIEHRARPHRREVVLQFIGSVG from the coding sequence ATGACCGCACCCAAATCACTCTCCCGCACGCCGCCATCCGCGATCGCAGCACCTGCCATCGTCTCGTCGCTTCTCGCGGTGCAGACGCGAGGTGTCGGCTTCACCGACCTCACCGCCGAGATCGCAAAATTCGTGGCGGACGCCGGTGCGCGCGAAGGCGCGGTGACGCTGTTCATTCGCCATACCTCGGCGTCGCTGACGATCCAGGAAAATGCCGACCCGTCGGTGCTCGACGATTTGAAGACGGCGCTGCACCGCCTGGCACCGGAGAATGCCGGATGGACGCATGAAGCCGAGGGTCCCGACGACATGCCGGCGCATATCAAGGCCATGCTGACGGCGACCTCGCTGCAGGTTCCGGTGCTGGCGGGCGAACTTTCGCTCGGCACCTGGCAGGCGATCTATCTGATCGAGCACCGCGCGCGTCCGCATCGGCGCGAGGTCGTGCTGCAGTTCATCGGAAGCGTCGGCTGA
- a CDS encoding F0F1 ATP synthase subunit A, translating to MKIDPIHQFNIEPLFTIGHIGNQTIAFTNSSLYMFVAVALISILMIGGVSGRQLVPGRFQSMAEISYEFVAGTIRSTAGAEGMKFFPLIFSLFMFICVSNLVGIIPYTFTISSHIIVTVALALLVFLTVLIYGVYKNGLKFFKIFVPSGVPIYILPLVMFIEILSFFLRPVSHSVRLFANMLAGHIALKVFAGFVAMLGVSLGALGWVGGMMPLALTVALTALELLVAFLQAYVFAILTCIYLNDALHPGH from the coding sequence ATGAAAATCGACCCGATCCACCAGTTCAATATCGAGCCGCTGTTCACGATCGGCCACATCGGCAATCAGACGATCGCGTTCACGAACTCGTCGCTCTACATGTTCGTCGCGGTGGCGTTGATCTCGATCCTGATGATCGGTGGCGTCTCGGGGCGGCAACTGGTGCCGGGGCGATTCCAGTCGATGGCCGAAATCTCCTACGAGTTCGTCGCCGGCACGATCCGCAGCACTGCCGGCGCGGAAGGCATGAAGTTCTTCCCGCTTATCTTCTCGCTGTTCATGTTCATCTGCGTTTCGAACCTCGTCGGCATCATTCCCTATACCTTCACGATTTCGAGCCACATCATCGTCACCGTGGCGCTGGCGCTCCTGGTGTTTCTCACCGTGCTGATCTACGGCGTTTACAAGAACGGCCTGAAATTCTTCAAGATTTTCGTGCCGTCCGGCGTTCCGATCTACATTCTGCCGCTGGTCATGTTCATCGAGATCCTGTCGTTCTTCCTGCGGCCGGTCTCGCACAGCGTGCGTCTGTTCGCCAACATGCTGGCCGGCCACATCGCGCTGAAGGTGTTCGCGGGCTTCGTCGCGATGCTCGGCGTCTCGCTCGGCGCGCTCGGCTGGGTCGGCGGCATGATGCCGCTGGCGCTCACGGTTGCGCTCACCGCGCTCGAGCTCCTGGTCGCGTTCCTGCAAGCCTATGTGTTCGCGATCCTCACCTGCATCTACCTCAACGACGCCCTTCATCCGGGACACTAA
- a CDS encoding F0F1 ATP synthase subunit C, whose product MEPAAAKLIGAGIACIGMGGAGVGVGIIFGNYLAAAVRNPSAAQGQFGNLIFGFAVTEALGIFSLLIALLLLFVPL is encoded by the coding sequence ATGGAACCGGCAGCAGCTAAACTTATCGGCGCGGGCATCGCATGCATCGGCATGGGCGGTGCGGGCGTCGGCGTGGGCATCATCTTCGGCAACTACCTTGCCGCAGCGGTGCGCAATCCCTCCGCAGCCCAGGGCCAGTTCGGCAACCTGATCTTCGGCTTCGCCGTGACCGAAGCCCTCGGCATCTTCTCGCTGCTGATCGCACTGCTGCTGCTGTTCGTCCCGCTCTGA